In Raphanus sativus cultivar WK10039 unplaced genomic scaffold, ASM80110v3 Scaffold1634, whole genome shotgun sequence, the genomic stretch CAACATACTTCACTTCGAAAATCGAAGGATCTTTGTCGGATCTCTGGACTTGCTTCACTGCTAGACACTTCTGCGTGAATCGATTTGTGCATCTGAAGTATCCTCTGTAATAATAACAGAAACAGAGACGTACTTTAGCAAATGCACAGAACACACAACAAAGTTGAAACTTTGAACTTTAGATGAATTCTTCTTCTTACCTAGGATTTGAAGATCCATGAATCTCTTTTTGCCCGTATTTTCTCCAGCAATATCCATCATCAATTTCTTGTCCTTTTCCGACAAAAACCTTAACATCCTCTGTCTTCTTGTCCGATTCTTTTCTGCAAACCACAAGAATCAGACACATGAGTTCTCAAACTGATGAAACACAGACAAAGAATCAGTCTTTTAAGCTCCAATCTACCTCTTTTTAGACACGTTTTTGACTTCGATCTCACGGCTTCTCTTCAGGATGTTCTTGTCGTCTTCCTTGAAGCTCAACATGAGAATGGCATTCTGGTAGATGCGGAGGATTTCAGAGATCATGACCTTGCTGGATTCAATTGAAGAAGTGTGTTTGAGATTGTTAATCAACCGTTTGGTAAGCTCTCTCCCTTGTTCCAGTTCGTTGATCACAATTTTCTCTTCCATCGCCATTATATTGAAGACCCTTTTTTTAGAATTCTCTGTCTGTTCTTTTTGAGAGAGTTCGATGAAATATGAGTTTCGTGTGTTTGTGTCTATGTGTGTTTTGGTATTTATAATGATGAGAAGAATCTTATCTATGGTGGATACCATGTCCTTCCTTGTGCTTAAACCATAAGTTTGtctttttcattattatttttctttaatttttcttttgttttaaactTAGAGAATAAGAAGTTGGGTGGAAAAGACAAGGATTTTGGAGGGAAATTGACGAAAAGGTAACAACTATTattttcctctctttctcttaataTCActataaaatacaatataaaattgTTAAAGTCGAATGTATTACTCATATTCTATAAAACtttatggttttgttttcagtttGACCGACCTTTGTAATATGTTTTATAGTTTctttaatattatagagatattttTCAACAGAAACAAAAGTTGCTCgtttaattataaaaacacaATGTTATTATAAAGACACAATAATATTACCTAtgtatgtaatattaattttatttctatttttatctacaatATATAAGTTTTTCTTTCAACAATAAAAAACCATATTTCGTCAAGTCTCACTCAGATTTAGCTAATCtagttatatttatagtttttctattatttgatGGCTATAATATTCAGCCGAGTAAAACAATA encodes the following:
- the LOC108846112 gene encoding probable WRKY transcription factor 46 — its product is MAMEEKIVINELEQGRELTKRLINNLKHTSSIESSKVMISEILRIYQNAILMLSFKEDDKNILKRSREIEVKNVSKKRKESDKKTEDVKVFVGKGQEIDDGYCWRKYGQKEIHGSSNPRGYFRCTNRFTQKCLAVKQVQRSDKDPSIFEVKYVGNHTCNNNSTSPKTTAASFSVSMFGEGSRVGLREQREDTKKPKKTEQVMMISLEDVEYKDIFRTYSISNHEIEDGGGWKSNIFQENLSPATTTTSGSGMTSEIVTAPAAVEDWGDVDSYFSSLDNIIDLGQDLWS